Proteins from a single region of Colias croceus chromosome Z, ilColCroc2.1:
- the LOC123704962 gene encoding potassium channel subfamily T member 2 isoform X8, translated as MELSGGGESAEGPSSRGSAKVNFPPDVELERRATSAFGSVLHRGRGRSMSAWSDISRSSIRFEERVRVEYYVNENTFKERLQLYFIKNQRSSLRIRIVNLFFKILACLLYIFRVCADGDPINATCYGCKPGNKSEFEFSANLTEEEFQEHPIINWDGIIWVHRPLYLWLVQVILAMISLAEAILLAYLGYKGNIWQQILSFHFILEMVNTVPFALTVPFPPLRNLFIPVFLNCWLAKRSLENMFNDLHRAMQKSQSALSQQLMILCVTLLCLVFTSVCGIQHFQRAGHRHLNLFQATYFVVVTFSTVGYGDFVPDIWPSQLFMVIMIGVALVVLPTQFEQLAFTWMERQKLGGSYSSHRAQSEKHVVVCSTTLHADTIMDFLNEFYAHPLLQDYYVVLLSPMELDTTMRMILQVPIWAQRVIYIQGSCLKDTDLIRARMNEAEACFILAARNYADKTAADEHTILRSWAVKDFAPDVPQYVQIFRPENKLHVKFAEFVVCEDEFKYALLANNCTCPGASTLVTLLLHTSRGQEGQQSPEEWHRLYGKCSGNEIYHILLGDSRFFGEYEGKSFTYASFHSHRKYGVALVGVRPAELPEFYEETILLNPGPRHIMKASDTCYYMSITKEENSAFVSDKQAEKPIAKDQTACSLVSNERDAEEGGGRKRADGSKMDPFDLPKVVLQAPASSNASPSRHTVSSANFTMTSYKVEGSESRLCLKDSPATDSATDSHLLLPRPDNPNFLSPDTLHSRRGSRRPSILPVPDMVTSSLNIASDNQEEEPEVDASEDELEDNVPWRSPSEKIADDATSSSMWSLDCHGRSAWRNDFSRIVKGFPPVSPFIGVSPTLCYLLKEKKPLCCLQLAQVCEHCSYRNAKEYQWQNKTIILAADYASNGIYNFIIPLRAHFRSKTSLNPIILLLERRPDIAFLDAISYFPLVYWMMGTIDSLDDLLRAGITLAENVVVVNKELSNSAEEDSLSDCNTIVAVQTMFKFFPSIRSITELSQSSNMRFMQFRAHDKYALHLSKMEKREKERGSHISYMFRLPFAAGSVFSASMLDTLLYQAFVKDYVITFVRLLLGVDQAPGSGFLTSMKITKEDMWIRTYGRLYQKLCSTSCEIPIGIYRTQDTSLADPSHYSASLADEARDNHAQQIERAEIANLVRSRMESLNLSGIDYDDVSEKRNSLSYVIINPSCDLNLQEGDIIYLVRPSPFSAQKTFERHNSRRKSNISFCSSALIQAAAGDGRRGSAMAGLSSLSPRAPPLSNTKANSLSLPDSPTILTDFRGRSNSLRVVDESLLRRSNSLRQGIGLGAISRRRKSSLEEIGITHFNSLLQHQQQQQQQNAEAIKMALNGSIGLEVTPPDEGPVDLGGPFSGYQELAAALPSASSAASLSPDPQLLQGTIV; from the exons GTTTACGCATTAGGATAGTAAACCTATTTTTCAAGATTTTGGCGTGTCTCCTGTATATATTCCGCGTCTGTGCTGATGGAGACCCAATTAATGCAACATG TTACGGCTGCAAACCAGGCAACAAGTCGGAGTTCGAGTTCTCCGCGAACCTCACGGAGGAGGAGTTCCAGGAGCACCCCATCATCAACTGGGACGGCATCATCTGGGTGCACCGGCCACTCTACCTCTGGCTCGTGCAGGTCATCCTGGCCATGATCTCGCTGGCTGAAGCCATCCTGCTGGCGTATTTGGGATATAAA GGCAACATATGGCAGCAGATTCTGTCATTTCACTTTATTCTAGAGATGGTGAACACCGTGCCATTTGCGTTGACG GTTCCTTTCCCACCGCTGCGGAACCTGTTCATACCTGTGTTTCTCAACTGCTGGCTCGCTAAGAGATCTCTTGAAAACATGTTT AACGATTTGCACCGAGCCATGCAAAAGTCACAGTCAGCTCTTTCACAACAACTTATGATATTATGTGTGACGCTACTGTGTCTCGTTTTTACAAG CGTCTGCGGCATCCAGCACTTCCAGCGCGCGGGGCACCGGCACCTGAACCTGTTCCAGGCGACCTACTTCGTGGTGGTGACCTTCTCCACGGTGGGCTACGGGGACTTCGTGCCGGACATCTGGCCCTCGCAGCTGTTCATGGTCATCATGATTGGAGTCGCGCTTGTTGTTTTGCCGACTCAG TTCGAGCAACTAGCGTTCACATGGATGGAGCGGCAGAAGCTGGGCGGCTCGTACTCCTCCCACCGAGCGCAGTCGGAGAAGCACGTGGTGGTCTGCTCCACCACGCTCCACGCGGACACCATCATGGACTTCCTCAACGAGTTCTATGCACACCCTCTGCTGCAGGACTACTACGTGGTGCTCTTGTCTCCCATGGAACTTGATACTACGATGAGGATGATACTGCAG GTCCCTATATGGGCACAGCGCGTGATCTACATCCAAGGGTCATGCCTCAAGGACACAGACCTGATCCGCGCGAGGATGAACGAGGCAGAGGCCTGTTTCATCCTCGCTGCGAGGAACTATGCTGATAAAACTGCTGCAGATGAGCATACTATCCTCAG GTCATGGGCCGTTAAAGACTTCGCTCCAGACGTGCCGCAGTACGTGCAGATCTTCAGACCAGAGAACAAATTGCACGTGAAGTTCGCAGAGTTCGTGGTCTGCGAGGACGAGTTCAAGTATGCTCTGCTGGCGAACAACTGCACCTGCCCTGGAGCGTCCACACTGGTCACCTTGCTGCTGCACACCAGCCGAGGACA aGAAGGGCAACAGTCGCCCGAGGAGTGGCACAGGCTGTACGGCAAGTGCTCCGGCAACGAGATCTACCACATCCTGCTCGGCGACAGCCGCTTCTTCGGCGAGTACGAGGGCAAGAGCTTCACCTACGCCAGCTTCCACTCACACCGCAA GTACGGTGTCGCCTTGGTCGGAGTTCGCCCCGCCGAACTACCAGAATTTTATGAGGAAACGATATTATTAAATCCCGGTCCGAGACACATAATGAAAGCGAGTGATACATGTTATTATATGAGCATCACAAAAGAGGAGAATTCCGCTTTTGTTTCCGACAAACAGGCGGAGAAACCGATAGCAAAAGATCAGACAGCTTGTAGCCTGGTCTCTAACGAGAGGGACGCGGAAGAGGGAGGCGGGCGGAAAAGAGCAGACGGTAGTAAAATGGATCCATTCGACCTCCCAAAAGTGGTTCTACAAGCTCCCGCAAGTTCAAATGCATCGCCATCACGCCATACTGTTTCATCCGCTAATTTTACTATGACTAGCT ATAAAGTGGAGGGCTCGGAGTCTCGTCTGTGTCTCAAAGACTCCCCGGCTACCGACAGCGCTACGGACAGTCATCTGCTCTTGCCACGGCCAGACAATCCTAACTTCCTTAGTCCTGATACTCTACATTCACGGCGAg GAAGCAGACGACCATCGATACTGCCTGTACCGGACATGGTGACCAGCAGCCTGAACATTGCGTCAGACAACCAAGAGGAGGAGCCCGAAGTGGACGCCAGTGAAGATGAACTGGAAGACAACGTGCCCTGGAGGTCCCCTTCAGAGAAGATCGC AGACGACGCGACCAGCAGCTCCATGTGGTCGCTGGACTGCCACGGGAGGTCCGCCTGGCGCAACGACTTCTCGAG GATCGTGAAAGGTTTCCCGCCAGTCTCGCCTTTCATCGGAGTGAGTCCGACGCTTTGCTACTTGCTTAAGGAAAAGAAGCCGCTGTGCTGTCTGCAACTAGCGCAAGTGTGTGAGCATTGCTCGTATAGAAACGCGAAGGAGTACCAGTGGCAGAACAAGACGATCATCTTGGCAGCAGATTATGCGTCTAACGGaatttacaactttataatTCCCTTGCGAGCTCACTTTAGATCAAAGACGTCGCTGAATCCAATTATACTGCTACTGGAACGCAGACCTGATATAGCATTTTTGGATGCCATATCATACTTCCCGTTGGTATATTGGATGATGGGAACCATTGATTC GTTGGATGATCTTCTTAGAGCTGGGATAACTCTCGCAGAGAATGTTGTAGTGGTCAATAAGGAATTGTCAAATTCAGCGGAAGAGGACAGTTTGTCCGACTGCAACACCATTGTGGCGGTTCAAACAATGTTCAA ATTCTTTCCATCAATAAGATCCATCACGGAGCTATCGCAATCGTCGAACATGCGCTTCATGCAGTTCCGTGCACATGACAAATATGCTCTGCATCTTTCAAAGATGGAAAAG CGTGAAAAGGAGCGCGGCTCGCACATATCATACATGTTCCGCCTCCCGTTCGCCGCGGGCTCCGTGTTCTCGGCGTCCATGCTGGACACTCTGCTGTACCAGGCCTTCGTCAAGGACTACGTCATCACGTTCGTCCGCCTGCTGCTGGGGGTCGACCAGGCGCCTGGATCCGGGTTCCTTACATCC ATGAAAATAACAAAGGAAGACATGTGGATCCGTACATACGGTCGGCTTTACCAAAAGTTATGTTCGACATCTTGCGAAATCCCGATCGGTATCTATCGAACCCAGGACACGAGCCTGGCCGACCCTTCTCAC TATTCGGCGAGTCTCGCTGATGAGGCGAGGGACAACCACGCGCAACAGATTGAGAGGGCTGAGATAGCGAACTTGGTGCGATCTCGCATGGAGTCGCTAAATTTGAGCGGGATCGACTATGACGATGTCAGTGAGAAGCGCAACAGCCTGTCTTACGTTATCATCAACCCCAGCTGCGATTTGAACTTGCAGGAAGGAGATATCAT ATATCTCGTTCGACCATCCCCGTTCTCGGCGCAGAAGACATTCGAACGCCACAACAGTCGCCGAAAGTCGAACATAAGCTTCTGTTCGAGCGCATTGATTCAAGCGGCGGCGGGTGACGGTCGCAGAGGCTCAGCCATGGCGGGCCTGTCGAGCTTGTCACCCCGGGCGCCGCCCCTGTCCAACACCAAGGCGAATTCGCTGTCGCTGCCTGACAGTCCCACCATATTAACGGACTTTCGAGGCCGCTCCAACTCGCTGCGAGTGGTCGACGAGTCCTTGCTGCGTCGGTCGAACTCTCTGCGGCAGGGTATCGGCTTGGGCGCGATATCTCGCCGGCGAAAGAGCAGCCTCGAAGAGATCGGCATCACGCACTTCAACTCGCTGCTGCAACATCAACAGCAACAGCAGCAGCAGAACGCCGAGGCGATCAAGATGGCGCTGAACGGGAGCATCGGCTTGGAAGTGACGCCGCCCGACGAGGGGCCCGTGGACCTGGGCGGGCCGTTCAGCGGCTACCAGGAGCTGGCGGCGGCGCTGCCCTCCGCGTCGTCGGCGGCGAGCCTGTCGCCGGACCCGCAGCTGCTGCAGGGCACCATCGTATGA
- the LOC123704962 gene encoding potassium channel subfamily T member 2 isoform X3, translated as MELSGGGESAEGPSSRGSAKVNFPPDVELERRATSAFGSVLHRGRGRSMSAWSDISRSSIRFEERVRVEYYVNENTFKERLQLYFIKNQRSSLRIRIVNLFFKILACLLYIFRVCADGDPINATCYGCKPGNKSEFEFSANLTEEEFQEHPIINWDGIIWVHRPLYLWLVQVILAMISLAEAILLAYLGYKGNIWQQILSFHFILEMVNTVPFALTVPFPPLRNLFIPVFLNCWLAKRSLENMFNDLHRAMQKSQSALSQQLMILCVTLLCLVFTSVCGIQHFQRAGHRHLNLFQATYFVVVTFSTVGYGDFVPDIWPSQLFMVIMIGVALVVLPTQFEQLAFTWMERQKLGGSYSSHRAQSEKHVVVCSTTLHADTIMDFLNEFYAHPLLQDYYVVLLSPMELDTTMRMILQVPIWAQRVIYIQGSCLKDTDLIRARMNEAEACFILAARNYADKTAADEHTILRSWAVKDFAPDVPQYVQIFRPENKLHVKFAEFVVCEDEFKYALLANNCTCPGASTLVTLLLHTSRGQEGQQSPEEWHRLYGKCSGNEIYHILLGDSRFFGEYEGKSFTYASFHSHRKYGVALVGVRPAELPEFYEETILLNPGPRHIMKASDTCYYMSITKEENSAFVSDKQAEKPIAKDQTACSLVSNERDAEEGGGRKRADGSKMDPFDLPKVVLQAPASSNASPSRHTVSSANFTMTSYKVEGSESRLCLKDSPATDSATDSHLLLPRPDNPNFLSPDTLHSRRGSRRPSILPVPDMVTSSLNIASDNQEEEPEVDASEDELEDNVPWRSPSEKIAIVKGFPPVSPFIGVSPTLCYLLKEKKPLCCLQLAQVCEHCSYRNAKEYQWQNKTIILAADYASNGIYNFIIPLRAHFRSKTSLNPIILLLERRPDIAFLDAISYFPLVYWMMGTIDSLDDLLRAGITLAENVVVVNKELSNSAEEDSLSDCNTIVAVQTMFKFFPSIRSITELSQSSNMRFMQFRAHDKYALHLSKMEKREKERGSHISYMFRLPFAAGSVFSASMLDTLLYQAFVKDYVITFVRLLLGVDQAPGSGFLTSMKITKEDMWIRTYGRLYQKLCSTSCEIPIGIYRTQDTSLADPSHVSMSPRGSSSWLWSRLTGMRTSQGSAGSEESRQGGRAEGRTDSRSPTGCLSGCYGDRTPAYSASLADEARDNHAQQIERAEIANLVRSRMESLNLSGIDYDDVSEKRNSLSYVIINPSCDLNLQEGDIIYLVRPSPFSAQKTFERHNSRRKSNISFCSSALIQAAAGDGRRGSAMAGLSSLSPRAPPLSNTKANSLSLPDSPTILTDFRGRSNSLRVVDESLLRRSNSLRQGIGLGAISRRRKSSLEEIGITHFNSLLQHQQQQQQQNAEAIKMALNGSIGLEVTPPDEGPVDLGGPFSGYQELAAALPSASSAASLSPDPQLLQGTIV; from the exons GTTTACGCATTAGGATAGTAAACCTATTTTTCAAGATTTTGGCGTGTCTCCTGTATATATTCCGCGTCTGTGCTGATGGAGACCCAATTAATGCAACATG TTACGGCTGCAAACCAGGCAACAAGTCGGAGTTCGAGTTCTCCGCGAACCTCACGGAGGAGGAGTTCCAGGAGCACCCCATCATCAACTGGGACGGCATCATCTGGGTGCACCGGCCACTCTACCTCTGGCTCGTGCAGGTCATCCTGGCCATGATCTCGCTGGCTGAAGCCATCCTGCTGGCGTATTTGGGATATAAA GGCAACATATGGCAGCAGATTCTGTCATTTCACTTTATTCTAGAGATGGTGAACACCGTGCCATTTGCGTTGACG GTTCCTTTCCCACCGCTGCGGAACCTGTTCATACCTGTGTTTCTCAACTGCTGGCTCGCTAAGAGATCTCTTGAAAACATGTTT AACGATTTGCACCGAGCCATGCAAAAGTCACAGTCAGCTCTTTCACAACAACTTATGATATTATGTGTGACGCTACTGTGTCTCGTTTTTACAAG CGTCTGCGGCATCCAGCACTTCCAGCGCGCGGGGCACCGGCACCTGAACCTGTTCCAGGCGACCTACTTCGTGGTGGTGACCTTCTCCACGGTGGGCTACGGGGACTTCGTGCCGGACATCTGGCCCTCGCAGCTGTTCATGGTCATCATGATTGGAGTCGCGCTTGTTGTTTTGCCGACTCAG TTCGAGCAACTAGCGTTCACATGGATGGAGCGGCAGAAGCTGGGCGGCTCGTACTCCTCCCACCGAGCGCAGTCGGAGAAGCACGTGGTGGTCTGCTCCACCACGCTCCACGCGGACACCATCATGGACTTCCTCAACGAGTTCTATGCACACCCTCTGCTGCAGGACTACTACGTGGTGCTCTTGTCTCCCATGGAACTTGATACTACGATGAGGATGATACTGCAG GTCCCTATATGGGCACAGCGCGTGATCTACATCCAAGGGTCATGCCTCAAGGACACAGACCTGATCCGCGCGAGGATGAACGAGGCAGAGGCCTGTTTCATCCTCGCTGCGAGGAACTATGCTGATAAAACTGCTGCAGATGAGCATACTATCCTCAG GTCATGGGCCGTTAAAGACTTCGCTCCAGACGTGCCGCAGTACGTGCAGATCTTCAGACCAGAGAACAAATTGCACGTGAAGTTCGCAGAGTTCGTGGTCTGCGAGGACGAGTTCAAGTATGCTCTGCTGGCGAACAACTGCACCTGCCCTGGAGCGTCCACACTGGTCACCTTGCTGCTGCACACCAGCCGAGGACA aGAAGGGCAACAGTCGCCCGAGGAGTGGCACAGGCTGTACGGCAAGTGCTCCGGCAACGAGATCTACCACATCCTGCTCGGCGACAGCCGCTTCTTCGGCGAGTACGAGGGCAAGAGCTTCACCTACGCCAGCTTCCACTCACACCGCAA GTACGGTGTCGCCTTGGTCGGAGTTCGCCCCGCCGAACTACCAGAATTTTATGAGGAAACGATATTATTAAATCCCGGTCCGAGACACATAATGAAAGCGAGTGATACATGTTATTATATGAGCATCACAAAAGAGGAGAATTCCGCTTTTGTTTCCGACAAACAGGCGGAGAAACCGATAGCAAAAGATCAGACAGCTTGTAGCCTGGTCTCTAACGAGAGGGACGCGGAAGAGGGAGGCGGGCGGAAAAGAGCAGACGGTAGTAAAATGGATCCATTCGACCTCCCAAAAGTGGTTCTACAAGCTCCCGCAAGTTCAAATGCATCGCCATCACGCCATACTGTTTCATCCGCTAATTTTACTATGACTAGCT ATAAAGTGGAGGGCTCGGAGTCTCGTCTGTGTCTCAAAGACTCCCCGGCTACCGACAGCGCTACGGACAGTCATCTGCTCTTGCCACGGCCAGACAATCCTAACTTCCTTAGTCCTGATACTCTACATTCACGGCGAg GAAGCAGACGACCATCGATACTGCCTGTACCGGACATGGTGACCAGCAGCCTGAACATTGCGTCAGACAACCAAGAGGAGGAGCCCGAAGTGGACGCCAGTGAAGATGAACTGGAAGACAACGTGCCCTGGAGGTCCCCTTCAGAGAAGATCGC GATCGTGAAAGGTTTCCCGCCAGTCTCGCCTTTCATCGGAGTGAGTCCGACGCTTTGCTACTTGCTTAAGGAAAAGAAGCCGCTGTGCTGTCTGCAACTAGCGCAAGTGTGTGAGCATTGCTCGTATAGAAACGCGAAGGAGTACCAGTGGCAGAACAAGACGATCATCTTGGCAGCAGATTATGCGTCTAACGGaatttacaactttataatTCCCTTGCGAGCTCACTTTAGATCAAAGACGTCGCTGAATCCAATTATACTGCTACTGGAACGCAGACCTGATATAGCATTTTTGGATGCCATATCATACTTCCCGTTGGTATATTGGATGATGGGAACCATTGATTC GTTGGATGATCTTCTTAGAGCTGGGATAACTCTCGCAGAGAATGTTGTAGTGGTCAATAAGGAATTGTCAAATTCAGCGGAAGAGGACAGTTTGTCCGACTGCAACACCATTGTGGCGGTTCAAACAATGTTCAA ATTCTTTCCATCAATAAGATCCATCACGGAGCTATCGCAATCGTCGAACATGCGCTTCATGCAGTTCCGTGCACATGACAAATATGCTCTGCATCTTTCAAAGATGGAAAAG CGTGAAAAGGAGCGCGGCTCGCACATATCATACATGTTCCGCCTCCCGTTCGCCGCGGGCTCCGTGTTCTCGGCGTCCATGCTGGACACTCTGCTGTACCAGGCCTTCGTCAAGGACTACGTCATCACGTTCGTCCGCCTGCTGCTGGGGGTCGACCAGGCGCCTGGATCCGGGTTCCTTACATCC ATGAAAATAACAAAGGAAGACATGTGGATCCGTACATACGGTCGGCTTTACCAAAAGTTATGTTCGACATCTTGCGAAATCCCGATCGGTATCTATCGAACCCAGGACACGAGCCTGGCCGACCCTTCTCACGTGAGTATGTCTCCACGCGGCTCCTCAAGTTGGTTATGGTCACGCCTCACGGGAATGCGAACATCGCAAGGATCG GCGGGTTCGGAGGAGAGCCGGCAGGGCGGAAGGGCGGAGGGCCGGACCGACTCGCGGTCTCCGACGGGCTGCCTGAGCGGCTGCTACGGCGACCGCACGCCGGCG TATTCGGCGAGTCTCGCTGATGAGGCGAGGGACAACCACGCGCAACAGATTGAGAGGGCTGAGATAGCGAACTTGGTGCGATCTCGCATGGAGTCGCTAAATTTGAGCGGGATCGACTATGACGATGTCAGTGAGAAGCGCAACAGCCTGTCTTACGTTATCATCAACCCCAGCTGCGATTTGAACTTGCAGGAAGGAGATATCAT ATATCTCGTTCGACCATCCCCGTTCTCGGCGCAGAAGACATTCGAACGCCACAACAGTCGCCGAAAGTCGAACATAAGCTTCTGTTCGAGCGCATTGATTCAAGCGGCGGCGGGTGACGGTCGCAGAGGCTCAGCCATGGCGGGCCTGTCGAGCTTGTCACCCCGGGCGCCGCCCCTGTCCAACACCAAGGCGAATTCGCTGTCGCTGCCTGACAGTCCCACCATATTAACGGACTTTCGAGGCCGCTCCAACTCGCTGCGAGTGGTCGACGAGTCCTTGCTGCGTCGGTCGAACTCTCTGCGGCAGGGTATCGGCTTGGGCGCGATATCTCGCCGGCGAAAGAGCAGCCTCGAAGAGATCGGCATCACGCACTTCAACTCGCTGCTGCAACATCAACAGCAACAGCAGCAGCAGAACGCCGAGGCGATCAAGATGGCGCTGAACGGGAGCATCGGCTTGGAAGTGACGCCGCCCGACGAGGGGCCCGTGGACCTGGGCGGGCCGTTCAGCGGCTACCAGGAGCTGGCGGCGGCGCTGCCCTCCGCGTCGTCGGCGGCGAGCCTGTCGCCGGACCCGCAGCTGCTGCAGGGCACCATCGTATGA